Part of the Kamptonema formosum PCC 6407 genome, GCTTTTATTCGGGTAAGGTTGCTAAGGATACAAATGGGGAATTTTATCGACAAGATTTATTGGCGGCGGGGATTGAGTTTAATGTGCATCCGGCCCCTGAGTTGAGCGGGCCTACGGGTACTTGTGTGGTGCTGACGACTCCCGATGCGGAGCGCACTATGTGTACTCATTTAGGAGTTTCTACGACTCTGGCTGCTACTGATATTGATTTAGATCGCCTCAGTCGTGCAAAGTACAGTTATATTGAGGGCTATCTTTGGGATGCGGCCGATCCTCGGAAGGCTAGTATTGAGACAATGGAGCACTCGAAACGCAAGGGAGTAAAGGTTGCTTTTACTTTTTCCGATGCTTTTTTAGTTGATCGATTTGCTGATGATTTTCGGCAGGTAATTGCTAATTATTGCGATGTACTTTTTTGCAATGCCGATGAGGTGCGCCGCTTTTTTGAGCTGGAATCTTTGGAAAAGTGCGCTCAGAATTTGGGGGAATTAGTTAATCTGGCTTTTATTACTGACAGTGCAAATGGTTGTTTGGTGGTAGAAAATAAACAGATTACTAAAGTTGCTGGATTTCCAGTCCAAGCTATTGATACTGTGGGAGCTGGAGATGCTTTTGCCGGGGGCGTTTTATTCGGACTTACTAATAATTTGAGTCCTCAACAGGCGGGACGCTGGGGGAATTATCTCGCCTCCCGCGTGGTAGAGGTTCACGGGCCCCGTCTAGAGGAATCTCAACGCGATCGCATTTGGGAAGTTATTG contains:
- a CDS encoding adenosine kinase, whose protein sequence is MTENQGSTVDVFGVGNALVDILAFVEDDFVQHHALNRGSMTLMDAEKQGGILHDLEHTSLQLRSGGSAANTMIALAQSGGSGFYSGKVAKDTNGEFYRQDLLAAGIEFNVHPAPELSGPTGTCVVLTTPDAERTMCTHLGVSTTLAATDIDLDRLSRAKYSYIEGYLWDAADPRKASIETMEHSKRKGVKVAFTFSDAFLVDRFADDFRQVIANYCDVLFCNADEVRRFFELESLEKCAQNLGELVNLAFITDSANGCLVVENKQITKVAGFPVQAIDTVGAGDAFAGGVLFGLTNNLSPQQAGRWGNYLASRVVEVHGPRLEESQRDRIWEVIGS